In the genome of Tripterygium wilfordii isolate XIE 37 chromosome 19, ASM1340144v1, whole genome shotgun sequence, one region contains:
- the LOC119986166 gene encoding uncharacterized protein LOC119986166 isoform X1, with the protein MAQEDQTPKCSNTNGGGGGGCGGSGGGGRSSKKQKPKKVPQRGLGVAQLEKIRLEEQQKKDASSIVLTTPPPPPPIPPKPSYSSVMPIFNYNPSNQSTNSTGLLSRNWVFTLPQSVEIPSPNTVPLVHSLGWQSGPVPGFVNGSKAWNCRDYYDLDNETSSEVDPGLAFQTNSNLPHESTPIWPLPSMIQRAQQFLQPPSMQVNASSRNSASSLLNFQIEPPSNQIYYGKYTAVPAMWPEDEKMVGMRRPYQFSMDNHSCPHSFLYKSPVIAHSISSKSDESSNSDAFCFEPGNHGFREGPAPCSAASFSEPDSKKCNRSNGDFLSLAPPSPYLASQQSHELPDFGSLPYQENVNDPMLQPPRPSPGRSYRLQQPYYSFFPLAMAKNGQETSTINGGSEVGESLDLNLKL; encoded by the exons ATGGCACAGGAAGACCAAACCCCAAAGTGCAGCAATACTAACGGCGGCGGGGGTGGTGGTTGCGGcggcagtggtggtggtggtagatCTTCCAAAAAGCAGAAGCCAAAGAAAGTGCCACAAAGAGGACTTGGTGTGGCACAACTGGAGAAGATCAGACTAGAAGAACAGCAAAAGAAAGATGCCTCCTCTATAGTCTTGACAACACCCCCACCACCTCCTCCCATACCACCAAAACCTTCATATTCATCTGTAATGCCAATCTTCAATTACAATCCCTCAAATCAATCTACCAATTCGACCGGTCTTTTATCGCGGAATTGGGTCTTTACGCTGCCTCAGTCTGTAGAGATTCCTAGTCCAAACACTGTTCCATTGGTTCACTCTCTTGGGTGGCAATCTGGTCCAGTTCCGGGTTTTGTCAATGGTTCCAAGGCCTGGAATTGTCGCGATTATTATGATCTTGATAATGAGACTTCTTCTGAGGTTGATCCGGGTTTGGCATTTCAGACGAATTCGAATTTGCCTCATGAATCAACCCCCATTTGGCCTCTACCTAGTATGATCCAAAGAGCACAGCAATTCCTACAGCCTCCTTCAATG CAGGTGAATGCCTCATCAAGAAATTCAGCATCATCGCTACTAAATTTCCAGATAGAGCCCCcttcaaaccaaatttattatGGCAAATACACAGCAGTACCTGCTATGTGGCCTGAGGATGAGAAG ATGGTTGGCATGAGGAGACCATATCAATTCTCCATGGACAATCATTCATGCCCTCATTCTTTCCTCTACAAATCCCCTGTCATTGCTCATTCAATCAGCAGCAAATCGGATGAATCCAGCAACAGTGACGCGTTTTGTTTCGAACCAGGCAACCATGGTTTCAG AGAAGGTCCTGCTCCATGTTCTGCTGCTTCATTCTCCGAGCCCGATTCGAAGAAATGTAACAGAAGCAATGGTGATTTTCTCTCATTAGCCCCTCCTTCACCCTATTTAGCATCACAACAAAGCCATGAATTGCCTGATTTCGGATCACTACCTTATCAA GAAAATGTGAATGATCCGATGCTGCAGCCGCCGAGACCCAGTCCCGGTCGTTCTTATCGACTACAACAGCCTTACTATAGCTTCTTTCCGCTGGCAATGGCAAAGAATGGACAAGAAACAAGCACCATTAATGGTGGTAGTGAAGTGGGAGAAAGTCTTGATCTCAATTTGAAGTTGTGA
- the LOC119985874 gene encoding histidine--tRNA ligase, cytoplasmic-like — MAEGDEMAKSSLPLLEMCEILDRKAAALVTMVDAVAALSCEAARADVTPFDTVDGFVYKEGAGVARGMKGLLNGSKRVGKVKSDAMAEIPNVHGRLREVAKSVHSIAKVELNSSGEMKIDGLAKVVAMTVEALALALLVVGENGFLRAKLNLDSVGDTSLRKGLLDLFQKGCPTEKCLSNGYTMALNLIFQKDYARFVHEVNELLGIVSKIMVWEAVTAFVALEGGQLNSTKAGVEANGGDVKVDIKAQKKKVVLGKGTRAIVELINERLNGEREGYCDDTGSIEKLVEGLVLIFDLRDPEFDGFWKTVKDIVESNETRRLPKLPKGTRDFSKEQMVVREKAFSIITEVFKRHGAVALDTPVFELRETLTGKYGEDSKLIYDLADQGGELCSLRYDLTVPFARYVAMNGITSFKRYQIAKVYRRDNPAKGRYREFYQCDFDIAGQYDKMGPDFEVIKILTELLDELDIGDYEIKLNHRMLLDAMLEICGVPPEKFRTICSSVDKLDKQPFEQIKKEMVEEKGLSVEIADKIGTFVKFRGRPMELLAKLGEEGSEFLENSSSVSAMKDLDNLFKSLESCKCIDKVTFDLSLARGLDYYTGVVYEVVFKGATQVGSIAAGGRYDNLIGMYGTKQIPAVGLSLGIERVFAIMEQRQKDENQTIRATDTQVQVSVLGSEDYCILARELVNEIWNAKLKAEYMVNKRMMNHIKRAVDSGIPYMVLVGEQELKDGVVKLKNIKTSDECTVPRNRMVEELRTRLN, encoded by the exons ATGGCGGAAGGAGACGAGATGGCGAAATCGTCGCTTCCTTTACTTGAAATGTGTGAGATTTTGGACAGGAAAGCGGCGGCACTGGTTACGATGGTTGACGCCGTGGCTGCGTTGTCTTGTGAGGCAGCGAGAGCCGACGTGACGCCGTTTGATACGGTTGATGGATTCGTGTACAAGGAAGGGGCTGGGGTTGCGAGGGGTATGAAGGGTCTTCTTAACGGGTCGAAGCGGGTTGGGAAAGTAAAGAGCGATGCTATGGCGGAGATTCCTAATGTTCATGGGAGATTGAGGGAAGTGGCGAAGTCGGTGCACTCGATTGCAAAGGTGGAGTTGAATTCATCTGGAGAAATGAAAATTGATGGGTTGGCGAAAGTTGTAGCGATGACTGTGGAGGCATTGGCCCTCGCCCTTCTGGTTGTAGGAGAGAATGGTTTTCTTCGTGCAAAATTGAATTTGGATTCCGTTGGCGATACTAGCTTACGTAAGGGTTTACTGGACTTGTTTCAGAAGGGATGCCCAACTGAGAAATGTTTAAGCAATGGCTACACGATGGCTTTAAACCTTATCTTCCAGAAGGATTATGCGAGGTTTGTGCATGAAGTTAACGAGTTGTTGGGAATTGTCTCGAAAATTATGGTGTGGGAGGCAGTGACCGCGTTTGTGGCTCTTGAAGGTGGTCAGTTAAACAGTACAAAAGCTGGTGTTGAGGCAAATGGAGGGGATGTGAAGGTGGATATCAAGGctcagaagaagaaggtggtttTGGGGAAAGGGACTCGTGCTATAGTGGAGTTGATTAATGAGAGGTTGAATGGTGAAAGAGAGGGTTATTGTGATGATACAGGGTCAATTGAGAAATTGGTTGAGGGTCTTGTATTGATTTTTGACCTGAGAGATCCAGAATTTGATGGATTCTGGAAGACGGTGAAAGACATTGTTGAAAGCAATGAAACTAGGAGGCTCCCGAAATTACCTAAG GGCACTAGAGATTTTTCAAAAGAACAGATGGTGGTACGAGAGAAAGCATTTTCAATTATTACAGAGGTATTCAAGAGGCATGGTGCTGTGGCCCTTGATACTCCTGTATTTGAATTGAGAGAGACTCTTACAGGGAAATATGGAGAAGATTCAAAGTTGATCTACGATCTTGCTGACCAG GGTGGGGAGCTGTGTTCTTTGCGATATGACTTAACTGTCCCATTTGCCAGGTATGTGGCTATGAATGGTATCACATCCTTTAAACGCTACCAAATTGCTAAAGTGTACAGAAGGGATAACCCAGCCAAAGGAAGATACCGTGAATTCTATCAATGCGACTTTGACATTGCTGGCCAGTATGACAAAATGGGGCCAGACTTCGAGGTCATTAAAATATTGACAGAGCTGCTCGATGAACTAGATATTGGGGACTATGAG ATAAAATTGAATCATCGAATGTTGTTGGACGCAATGTTGGAAATATGTGGAGTCCCACCTGAAAAATTTAGAACTATCTGTTCAAGTGTTGACAAGCTTGACAAGCAACCATTTGAACAGATCAAAAAAGAGATG GTGGAGGAGAAAGGATTGAGTGTTGAGATAGCAGACAAAATTGGTACCTTTGTGAAGTTCAGAGGACGCCCCATGGAATTACTGGCAAAGCTTGGAGAAGAGGGAAGCGAATTTCTAGAAAATAGCTCTTCTGTTTCTGCAATGAAAGACTTGGATAACTTGTTTAAATCTCTAGAAAGCTGCAAGTGTATCGACAAAGTGACTTTTGATCTGAGTCTTGCTCGAGGTCTAGATTATTATACTGGAGTCGTTTATGAAGTTGTGTTTAAAGGGGCCACACAG GTTGGTTCAATTGCTGCTGGTGGTCGTTATGACAATCTCATTGGAATGTATGGAACAAAACAGATTCCAGCGGTTGGGCTGAGTCTCGGAATAGAACGAGTGTTTGCTATAATGGAGCAGCGTCAGAAAGACGAGAACCAG ACAATCCGAGCCACTGACACTCAAGTTCAAGTGAGTGTTTTGGGGAGCGAAGACTACTGCATTTTGGCCAGAGAGCTGGTTAATGAGATTTGGAATGCCAAGTTGAAGGCAGAGTACATGGTCAATAAAAGAATGATGAACCACATCAAGCGTGCCGTTGACTCGGGAATCCCATATATGGTTCTTGTGGGTGAGCAGGAGCTGAAAGATGGAGTCGTAAAGTTGAAGAATATCAAGACCAGTGATGAATGTACTGTCCCCAGAAACAGAATGGTTGAGGAACTTAGAACACGGTTGAACTAG
- the LOC119985619 gene encoding sodium/calcium exchanger NCL-like: MRKSVLAYLSLLLLLLILCGCANGRDLPSSLDLVSDGLQSERDPPYLLLKSFSAAGVEESCEQTYGFLPCTKTTLGNLFLILVYGYLMFTSATYLSSGSELLLEILGPGIIGGLFLPVLGALPDAMLILVSGLSGSKETAQSQVSVGMGLLAGSTVMLLTVIWGTCIIVGKCDIHDSIARDGQNTKGFSLTGNGVSTDVWTCYAAMIMAISVIPFLVVQLPQVLHSTSGRHLAVLIALIISVSMLISYCLYQVFQPWIQRRRIVYAKHKHVISGMLKHFHALGKLMTDDGEPDIDAIKKLFVAIDANKDEQISATELKALIIGIGFQEIDLDKDDSMTKLMEDFDTSGNSEIDMEEFVRGITKWLDEAKRACATSEGRGSQTWKFIDDFHLQTKREHALLGPEDQSDEVVEGVENSRWISFKAVLMLLLGTIIAAAFADPLVDAVDNFSDATSIPTFFISFIALPLATNSSEAVSAIIFASRKKLRTASLTFSEIYGAVTMNNILCLSVFLALVYVRGLTWDFSSEVLVILIVCIVMGALGSLRTTFPLWTCSVAYLLYPFSLALVYVLDYVYGWS, translated from the exons ATGCGCAAATCGGTTCTCGCCTACCTCTCcctccttcttctcctccttatcCTCTGCGGCTGTGCAAACGGTCGTGACCTTCCATCGTCGTTGGATCTGGTTTCCGATGGCCTGCAAAGTGAGCGGGACCCACCTTATCTGCTTCTCAAGTCGTTCTCTGCGGCGGGGGTGGAGGAGTCGTGTGAGCAGACGTATGGGTTCTTGCCCTGCACCAAGACTACTTTGGGGAACTTGTTCTTGATACTCGTTTATGGCTACCTCATGTTCACGTCGGCTACTTATTTGTCTAGTGGAAGCGAGTTGCTGCTGGAGATCCTCGGGCCTGGTATTATTGGCGGTCTCTTTTTGCCCGTCCTCGGCGCCCTTCCCGATGCAATGCTGATTCTCG TATCTGGACTTTCTGGAAGTAAAGAAACTGCTCAAAGTCAGGTATCTGTTGGAATGGGGTTATTGGCTGGATCAACTGTCATGCTTCTTACTGTCATATGGGGAACTTGTATTATTGTTGGCAAGTGTGACATTCATGATTCAATCGCCAGAGATGGACAAAATACCAAAGGATTTAGCTTGACTG GCAATGGTGTTAGTACTGATGTCTGGACATGTTATGCTGCAATGATAATGGCTATATCTGTTATCCCGTTTCTTGTTGTCCAACTACCTCAAGTTCTCCATTCAACTTCAGGAAGACACTTAGCCGTCTTGATTGCACTTATTATATCAGTGTCAATGTTGATATCTTATTGCCTTTATCAG GTCTTTCAACCATGGATCCAGAGGAGACGAATTGTTTATGCAAAGCACAAGCATGTGATATCGGGAATGTTAAAACATTTTCATGCATTGGGAAAGCTTATGACAGATGATGGTGAACCTGATATAGATGCCATAAAAAA GTTATTTGTAGCAATTGATGCAAATAAAGATGAGCAAATTTCTGCTACTGAACTAAAAGCACTGATTATTGGAATCGGGTTTCAAGAGATTGACTTGGATAAAGATGATTCTATGACTAAATTGATGGAAGATTTTGATACATCTGGAAATTCCGAAATTGACATGGAGGAGTTTGTAAGGGGCATCACAAAATGGCTTGATGAAGCAAAACGGGCTTGTGCAACCTCTGAAGGTCGTGGTTCTCAGACATGGAAGTTTATAGATGACTTTCACCTG CAAACAAAGAGAGAGCATGCACTGTTGGGGCCAGAAGATCAAAGTGATGAAGTGGTCGAGGGTGTTGAAAATTCCCGGTGGATTTCATTTAAAGCAGTACTTATGTTGTTGCTGGGAACTATCATTGCAGCTGCATTTGCTGATCCTCTTGTAGATGCTGTTGATAACTTCTCTGACGCAACAAGTATTCCTACTTTCTTCATCTCATTCATTGCATTGCCCTTAGCCACCAACTCAAGCGAAGCTGTTTCGGCAATTATCTTTGCCAGCCGGAAAAAGCTCAGAACTGCTTCATTAACCTTTTCTGAG ATATACGGGGCAGTAACCATGAATAACATCCTCTGTCTCTCCGTCTTCCTAGCCCTTGTTTATGTCAGGGGATTGACTTGGGACTTCTCGTCCGAAGTGTTGGTTATTCTTATCGTCTGTATTGTGATGGGTGCTTTGGGCAGCTTGCGCACAACCTTCCCTCTTTGGACATGTTCAGTGGCTTATCTCCTTTACCCATTTTCACTTGCTCTGGTTTATGTTTTAGACTACGTTTATGGTTGGTCATAG
- the LOC119986166 gene encoding uncharacterized protein LOC119986166 isoform X2, with amino-acid sequence MAQEDQTPKCSNTNGGGGGGCGGSGGGGRSSKKQKPKKVPQRGLGVAQLEKIRLEEQQKKDASSIVLTTPPPPPPIPPKPSYSSVMPIFNYNPSNQSTNSTGLLSRNWVFTLPQSVEIPSPNTVPLVHSLGWQSGPVPGFVNGSKAWNCRDYYDLDNETSSEVDPGLAFQTNSNLPHESTPIWPLPSMIQRAQQFLQPPSMVNASSRNSASSLLNFQIEPPSNQIYYGKYTAVPAMWPEDEKMVGMRRPYQFSMDNHSCPHSFLYKSPVIAHSISSKSDESSNSDAFCFEPGNHGFREGPAPCSAASFSEPDSKKCNRSNGDFLSLAPPSPYLASQQSHELPDFGSLPYQENVNDPMLQPPRPSPGRSYRLQQPYYSFFPLAMAKNGQETSTINGGSEVGESLDLNLKL; translated from the exons ATGGCACAGGAAGACCAAACCCCAAAGTGCAGCAATACTAACGGCGGCGGGGGTGGTGGTTGCGGcggcagtggtggtggtggtagatCTTCCAAAAAGCAGAAGCCAAAGAAAGTGCCACAAAGAGGACTTGGTGTGGCACAACTGGAGAAGATCAGACTAGAAGAACAGCAAAAGAAAGATGCCTCCTCTATAGTCTTGACAACACCCCCACCACCTCCTCCCATACCACCAAAACCTTCATATTCATCTGTAATGCCAATCTTCAATTACAATCCCTCAAATCAATCTACCAATTCGACCGGTCTTTTATCGCGGAATTGGGTCTTTACGCTGCCTCAGTCTGTAGAGATTCCTAGTCCAAACACTGTTCCATTGGTTCACTCTCTTGGGTGGCAATCTGGTCCAGTTCCGGGTTTTGTCAATGGTTCCAAGGCCTGGAATTGTCGCGATTATTATGATCTTGATAATGAGACTTCTTCTGAGGTTGATCCGGGTTTGGCATTTCAGACGAATTCGAATTTGCCTCATGAATCAACCCCCATTTGGCCTCTACCTAGTATGATCCAAAGAGCACAGCAATTCCTACAGCCTCCTTCAATG GTGAATGCCTCATCAAGAAATTCAGCATCATCGCTACTAAATTTCCAGATAGAGCCCCcttcaaaccaaatttattatGGCAAATACACAGCAGTACCTGCTATGTGGCCTGAGGATGAGAAG ATGGTTGGCATGAGGAGACCATATCAATTCTCCATGGACAATCATTCATGCCCTCATTCTTTCCTCTACAAATCCCCTGTCATTGCTCATTCAATCAGCAGCAAATCGGATGAATCCAGCAACAGTGACGCGTTTTGTTTCGAACCAGGCAACCATGGTTTCAG AGAAGGTCCTGCTCCATGTTCTGCTGCTTCATTCTCCGAGCCCGATTCGAAGAAATGTAACAGAAGCAATGGTGATTTTCTCTCATTAGCCCCTCCTTCACCCTATTTAGCATCACAACAAAGCCATGAATTGCCTGATTTCGGATCACTACCTTATCAA GAAAATGTGAATGATCCGATGCTGCAGCCGCCGAGACCCAGTCCCGGTCGTTCTTATCGACTACAACAGCCTTACTATAGCTTCTTTCCGCTGGCAATGGCAAAGAATGGACAAGAAACAAGCACCATTAATGGTGGTAGTGAAGTGGGAGAAAGTCTTGATCTCAATTTGAAGTTGTGA